A DNA window from Deinococcota bacterium contains the following coding sequences:
- a CDS encoding DUF4397 domain-containing protein, protein MVRVAHLSPNAPTVDLNLAWIEDIAAPLGTETDQAQAFEEAQAELSGLEYGQVTDYVVVPAGRHTLFVSDPQDELATLYQREIDFAAGAYYTVAAVGFILGTDEEIDAQLRAEQEAQQEGFFTHLTHEGQKH, encoded by the coding sequence ATGGTGCGAGTAGCACACCTCTCCCCCAACGCCCCGACGGTGGACCTCAACTTGGCGTGGATCGAGGACATCGCCGCGCCGCTAGGGACCGAAACCGATCAGGCTCAGGCCTTCGAGGAAGCCCAGGCCGAGCTGAGCGGGCTCGAGTACGGTCAGGTCACCGACTACGTGGTGGTGCCCGCCGGCAGACACACCCTGTTCGTCAGCGACCCCCAAGACGAGCTCGCGACCCTCTACCAGAGGGAGATCGATTTTGCCGCGGGCGCCTACTATACCGTGGCGGCGGTGGGCTTCATCCTGGGCACCGACGAGGAGATCGACGCGCAGTTGCGCGCGGAACAAGAGGCCCAGCAAGAGGGCTTCTTCACTCACCTTACGCACGAGGGGCAGAAACACTAG